A genomic window from Nodosilinea sp. PGN35 includes:
- a CDS encoding sensor histidine kinase KdpD, protein MDYLQGQDFTDLAALQLAYDRLRHQAQQQAAFLGTASHELRSPINQIISLHQLILEDLCENPAEEREFIAQANQAIQTVLKNLDLLIALSKLDIGALHPQPQPTLLEPLLTRVQRLIEMQCVNRHCRFFLGPVEATLAVQTDSAWLEQTLVMLIEAALAKGSPQISLTVAEAATSETIDLHLGANPGAAPAPSIAALSPEFRCQLAARLAPHLGATLEFLDAAETLEGV, encoded by the coding sequence ATGGACTATCTCCAAGGCCAAGACTTCACCGATCTGGCAGCGCTGCAGCTGGCCTACGACCGCCTGCGGCACCAGGCCCAGCAGCAGGCCGCCTTCTTGGGTACCGCCTCCCACGAACTCCGATCGCCCATCAACCAAATCATCAGCCTGCACCAGCTAATTCTCGAGGATCTCTGCGAAAACCCCGCCGAAGAGCGGGAGTTTATCGCCCAGGCCAACCAGGCCATACAGACGGTGCTCAAAAACCTTGACCTGCTGATCGCCCTCTCAAAGCTCGACATCGGTGCCCTGCACCCCCAGCCCCAGCCCACCCTGCTAGAGCCACTGCTCACCCGCGTCCAGCGCCTGATTGAAATGCAGTGCGTCAATCGCCACTGCCGCTTTTTTCTGGGGCCGGTGGAGGCGACTTTGGCGGTACAGACCGACTCCGCCTGGCTGGAGCAAACCCTGGTGATGCTGATCGAAGCGGCCCTGGCCAAAGGTAGCCCCCAAATTAGCCTGACCGTAGCGGAAGCGGCCACCTCTGAGACCATCGACCTCCATCTGGGCGCTAATCCTGGTGCGGCCCCTGCGCCCAGCATCGCCGCCCTGTCGCCTGAATTTCGCTGCCAGCTGGCCGCCCGCCTGGCTCCCCACCTCGGGGCCACCCTGGAGTTTTTAGATGCCGCCGAGACCTTAGAGGGTGTTTGA
- a CDS encoding L-threonylcarbamoyladenylate synthase, translating into MPQVSLLELVAAVAAGELVSFPTDTVPALAARPEAGDRIYTAKTRSPDKPLILMGASLDELRPYIDGTDDERAQWEAVASRHWPGALTLVLPASDRLPAAINPQNTGTVGLRIPNHDLARHLLGRTGPLATTSANRSGEPPLETMAAIEASFPQVFTLDQASHAEVYAGLRAAVPPADQPQGSGLPSTVVRWRAGGWEVLRSGAVTFPLSSPS; encoded by the coding sequence ATGCCCCAGGTCTCTCTCCTAGAACTGGTCGCGGCAGTCGCGGCGGGAGAGCTAGTCAGCTTCCCGACCGATACGGTACCGGCCCTGGCGGCGCGGCCTGAGGCGGGCGATCGCATCTACACCGCCAAAACCCGCTCCCCCGACAAGCCGCTGATTCTCATGGGGGCCAGCCTGGACGAGCTGCGCCCCTATATCGACGGAACTGACGATGAGCGGGCCCAGTGGGAGGCCGTCGCCTCCCGGCACTGGCCCGGCGCGCTAACCCTGGTGCTGCCCGCCAGCGATCGCCTGCCCGCCGCCATCAACCCGCAAAATACCGGCACCGTGGGATTGAGAATTCCCAACCATGACCTGGCGCGGCACCTGCTGGGGCGCACGGGGCCGCTGGCCACCACCAGCGCCAACCGTTCGGGGGAGCCGCCCCTAGAGACCATGGCGGCGATCGAGGCCAGCTTTCCCCAGGTGTTTACCCTAGATCAGGCATCCCACGCCGAGGTCTATGCTGGCCTGCGGGCAGCAGTTCCCCCCGCAGACCAGCCCCAGGGTTCTGGGCTGCCCTCCACCGTGGTGCGCTGGCGGGCAGGGGGCTGGGAGGTGCTGCGATCGGGCGCGGTGACCTTTCCGCTCAGTTCCCCCAGCTGA
- a CDS encoding tetratricopeptide repeat protein — translation MHPIHDAESSPVPDAQALNAQGCALCEQHQFAQGLAALDRAIALDNTYCTAWNNRANALCGLNRQAEALAAYDRAVALNPQYHQAWFNRGKLLAEIGAYGNAMASYDRAIALAADPVYIHAREDIWVKKQLIATA, via the coding sequence ATGCACCCCATTCACGACGCTGAATCCAGCCCTGTGCCCGACGCCCAGGCCCTCAACGCCCAGGGCTGCGCCCTCTGCGAGCAGCACCAGTTTGCCCAGGGGCTAGCGGCCCTCGATCGGGCGATCGCCCTGGACAACACCTACTGTACCGCCTGGAATAACCGCGCCAACGCCCTCTGCGGCCTCAACCGCCAGGCCGAGGCCCTGGCCGCCTACGACCGGGCCGTGGCCCTTAACCCCCAGTACCACCAGGCCTGGTTTAATCGGGGTAAGCTGCTGGCCGAAATCGGGGCCTACGGCAACGCCATGGCGTCCTACGACCGCGCGATCGCCCTCGCCGCCGACCCCGTCTACATCCACGCCAGGGAAGACATCTGGGTAAAAAAACAGCTGATTGCCACCGCTTAG
- a CDS encoding biopolymer transporter ExbD codes for MRSRRRQVNSQIPEVNLVPMMDVLMTVLTFFIIISMSLTGQQILNLRLPQSVAGEDGLENQVVAIDTLVVGLNRDGQLVLDNEVTTFPQVSQRVRAYFAQNPDGKLVVKADRDLTYSEVAGLLTDLRAIGGNRVSLAVE; via the coding sequence ATGCGTTCTCGCCGTCGCCAGGTCAACTCTCAAATTCCCGAGGTCAACCTCGTCCCCATGATGGACGTGCTGATGACGGTGCTGACCTTTTTCATCATCATTTCGATGAGCCTCACCGGGCAGCAGATTCTCAACCTGCGCCTTCCCCAGTCGGTCGCCGGGGAAGACGGCCTTGAAAACCAGGTCGTAGCCATCGACACCCTGGTGGTGGGGCTCAACCGCGACGGCCAGCTGGTGCTCGACAACGAGGTGACCACCTTTCCCCAGGTGTCGCAGCGGGTGCGCGCCTACTTCGCCCAAAACCCCGACGGCAAACTGGTGGTAAAGGCCGATCGCGACCTCACCTACAGCGAAGTTGCCGGTCTGCTGACCGACCTGCGGGCGATCGGCGGCAACCGGGTCTCCCTGGCGGTGGAGTAA